A genomic region of Phoenix dactylifera cultivar Barhee BC4 unplaced genomic scaffold, palm_55x_up_171113_PBpolish2nd_filt_p 000100F, whole genome shotgun sequence contains the following coding sequences:
- the LOC103697664 gene encoding peroxidase 3-like encodes MFWLATIRRMSLMGSMIWLFLGLLCCVKADLQLGFYHKSCPKAEEIISGFVKEHIPHAPTLASPLLRMHFHDCFVRGCDGSVLINSTSKNQAEKSATPNLTLRGFDFIDRVKSLVEKECPGVVSCADILALVARDAVGVIGGPFWRVPTGRRDGLISNSTEALNNIPAPTFNFSALQTSFANKGLSVADLVWLSGAHTIGISHCSSFSKRLYNFTGKGDQDPSLDSFYAANLKKNKCKSPNDNTSIAEMDPGSFRTFDLGYYKNVLKRRGLFQSDAALITNAATKSSIMSLVNSSPEVFFKVFAFSMEKMGRIEVKTGSMGEIRKNCAVVNG; translated from the exons ATGTTTTGGTTAGCAACAATTAGGAGGATGAGCCTTATGGGTTCTATGATTTGGTTATTCTTGGGTCTTTTGTGTTGTGTGAAAGCTGATCTGCAGTTGGGCTTCTATCACAAAAGCTGTCCAAAGGCAGAGGAAATCATCTCTGGCTTTGTTAAGGAGCACATCCCACATGCACCAACTTTGGCATCACCCCTCCTTAGAATGCACTTCCATGACTGCTTTGTGAGG GGTTGTGATGGCTCTGTTCTCATTAATTCCACCAGCAAGAACCAAGCTGAGAAATCTGCAACTCCAAACTTGACCCTTCGCGGGTTCGATTTCATCGATCGGGTGAAGAGCTTGGTGGAAAAGGAGTGCCCAGGTGTTGTTTCATGCGCAGATATTCTTGCACTAGTTGCAAGGGATGCAGTGGGAGTCATA GGAGGACCCTTTTGGAGAGTTCCAACAGGGCGTAGGGATGGGTTGATCTCTAACTCCACAGAAGCTTTGAACAACATTCCAGCCCCAACATTTAATTTCAGTGCACTTCAAACATCCTTTGCTAACAAGGGGCTCAGTGTGGCTGATCTAGTTTGGTTATCTG GAGCTCATACAATTGGTATTTCCCACTGCTCATCATTTAGCAAACGTCTCTACAACTTCACGGGAAAAGGCGATCAGGACCCTTCTCTGGACAGTTTCTATGCTGCAAATTTGAAGAAGAACAAGTGCAAGTCCCCTAATGACAATACATCAATTGCTGAAATGGACCCAGGAAGCTTTAGAACGTTTGATCTTGGATATTATAAAAATGTACTCAAGAGAAGAGGTCTTTTCCAATCCGATGCAGCTCTCATAACCAATGCAGCCACCAAGTCTTCTATTATGAGCCTTGTCAACAGCTCCCCTGAAGTATTCTTCAAAGTGTTTGCCTTCTCTATGGAGAAGATGGGCAGGATTGAGGTTAAGACTGGATCGATGGGCGAGATTAGGAAGAACTGTGCAGTGGTGAATGGTTAG